The stretch of DNA CTCGGCGCATTTCCCCTCGGGCATCCTGGGGTCGGCCTTGAAACGGGAGTAGGTCCCCGCCCGGATCGCAAGGGCTTCCAGTTCGCCGCACGGGACCGGAGCGCCGTATTCCTCCGCGATCCAATCCTTCCCTGCGACAGGGTCGGCGGCATGCCCGAGGTCGATCACGTAGGTGACTTTCCGGTCGGCGAGAAATCCGCCGTGCTCCCGCGCCGCTTTCTGCGACGCTTCGTCGTATGGGTCCGAGGCCCAGTACGCCAGTCCGATCCCGCGTTGCTTCATCGAAGCGATTGCTTCCTCCAATTCCTCCCGCGACATCCTGGCGGGGAGAATTCTTGCGACCGGGAATCCGAAAAACTCCGAGTCCCAATCCAGCGCCTGGTAAGAGTTCATGGCAGTCCCGCCCTCCGCGTCGCGGTCCGCCGCCCGGGTGCCCGCAGAATCTCCCCGACCGCGGCTTTCATTTTTTCCGTTCCCATATTTTCGAGGCAGACGCTTCGCTCCTTGCCGTCGCAGCCCTTCTTTTGGCACGGCACGCAATCGTCATCGGGCGTGACGATCCTGTGAATGTCGTCCTGGACGGTCCAGACGCGCCAATCGGAGGGGCCGAATATCGTGACCGAAGGCGTGCCGACGGCGAAAGCTATGTGCGGAGCGGCGCTGTCGACCCCCAGATGGATCGTGGAAAGGCTCAGCAGGGCTGCGAGCTCGCCGAGGGTGGTTTTTCCGGCGAAATTCAAGGCCCCCCCGCCGCATTTTGACGCGATACCTTCCGCGGCTCCCGCCTCGTCCCTCGAGCCGACGAGCACGGTACGCAGTCCGTGTTCATTCCAGAGCCAGCCGATCAGCTCGATCCAACGGTCGCGGCCCCACTCCTTGTATTTCCAGCGCGAGAAGGGATTGGCCGTCGCCCATCGGCAGCCCGCAGCCGCAGGGTCCGCCTGCAGCATGGAGCGTATCCCCTCGACAGCCTCTTTGGATACCCATAGCCTTGGGGTTGAGTCCGCGGTGTCTATGCCCAATGTCCTGAGGAGGCGCAGGGACAGGTCGACGCCGGGATGGACCGGAGGGCCTCCGATCCCGGCATTCATGATCCGATGATTGAAGATACGATTGTGCCAGAAGGGCCGGCCCGGGTCGTAACGGGTTACCTTCACGGGAGCGCCAGTCAAAAACGCGAGGATCGTCCCGCGATCCCCCGTGCGCAGGTCGATCGCCAGGTCGTATTTCACACGCCTGAGGCGCCGGATCAGACGGAAGTTTTCACCGCCGATCTCGGCGAGTTTTCCCCTGCTTTTCGCCACTTCGATGACTTCATGCAGATTCGGGTCCTCTTCGAGGAGGGAGCCGAACCCCCGTCTTACGAGGGCCGATACCTTGGCCTCCGGCAACGTTTCCTTCAACGCCCGGAGGGACGGCGTGGTCAGAACCACATCGCCGATGTCGCCGAGCTGGATGACAAGGATATTTTTCGCGCGGCGGATCGCGCCGAGAGTGTCGGTCATGCCTATTTCCCCCGGAAATTCGCCTTCTCCTTGGCGAGGAAGGCCCTGACGCCTTCCCGGAAATCCACAGTCCCCGACAATTCCGCGATCCCCTGCCGCTCTTCCTCGAGCTGCGTCTCGAGGGGATTCGAAAGCGCCCGGTTGTAAAGTTCCTTTGCCTTGGCGAACGCAAGGGTGGGGCCCGCGGCGATCTTTTCCGCCAGCGCGAACGTTTCGGCGATGAAGAAGTCGTCGGGGATAACCCGCTGCACCAGCCCCAGGGAAGCGGCCTCCCCCGCGGTGAGCGTCCTTCCCGTCAAAATAAGTTCCATCGCGCGGTGCGTTCCGAGCGCCCTGGCAAGGAAGAACGTTCCTCCCCCGTCCGGGGAAAGCCCGATGTTCTGGTATGCGAGCGCGAACCGGGCGGACTCCGTGGCCAGTACCATGTCTCCGGCCAGCGCCAGCGGGAAGCCCGCTCCCGCCGCAACGCCGTTGACGGCGGATATGACGGGCTTGCGGCAGCGGCGCAGGGAGGCGACGAATGCATGCAGCCGGACGGTCAGTTCGAGGAACCTGTGGGCGGTGTCCTCTTTCATCCCCGACATCATCACGATGTCGCCTCCCGCCGAGAAAACCTTCCCGGACCCCGTGAACACGATGCACCGCACCTCCGGATCAACCGTAAGGCTTCCCAGTGCCGCGAGCAGCGCATCGCCCATCTCGAAATCGTAAGCGTTCATCCGTTCCGGGCGGTCCATCCGCAGGGTCGCCACGGCTCCGTTTCTTTCGACGGCGACGGCGCTCATTCCGATTTCCCTCCCTGGCCTGATCCGGTGATTGAAAACCGCTTCATTCCTTTATACATTTTTCGGCATCGCGCCGTGGGCTATAATTTCTCCCATGCCGCGTCCCCGGATGAATTGCCCCGCCTGCGGTTTGGAGTTCGAGAGCCACCCGTGGAAGTCCGCCGGAGGGAAGGCGGTCTGCCCTTATGAAGGGCTGGAATATCCGCGCCTGCGCGTGGGTCACGACCGCATCTATTTCGGCAGGTGGAGAAAGATCGACGCCGATCCGCTGGATATCGTCCGCGCATACCGCCAGATAGGGGATCACCTGAAGGAAATCGGACGGGTCCTGGAAGGGATGGACCTCCCCGTCGCCCGAAGGGACCATTCGAAGGCCGTCGAAGCGTACCGGATGGGGGACCCGCGGGAGGATTCGCAGGAGGCGCTCCGTTTCATGGACAACGCCCTTTCCTATGCTCATAGGGTGATCGACGATCTGCTGCACGAAAAGGGGCTTCCCCCTCATCATCCCATGGATTTCGCGGCATGGTACGACACGGCGGAAGTGCCTTTCGGCGAAGAGTGGTGAAGACCCGGATTCGGAGGTAGAAAATGCCGCCACTGGACCGTTACCCCAAGGAAATCGCGTTGAAGGATGGCGCGCAGGTGAGCTTGCGTCCTATGGTCCCGGAGGATGCGGGCCTGCTGTGGGAATTTCTCCAGCGGATCCCGCACGAGGAGAAGATGTATTTCCGGGAAGACGTGAGCGACCGCGACGAAGTGAACCGGTGGGCGGCTGCCATCGATTACGCCTCGGCGCTTCCGATCCTCGCCGTTTTCGAGGGGCGGGTGGTGGGGAACGCAACGCTGCACCGCAACCGTACGGGGTGGAAGCAGCGTGTGGGGACGGTAAGGATCCTGATCGATCCCGAATTCCGGCACCGGGGGCTGGGGACCGCGATGATCCGTGAATTGCGCCACCTGGGGGACAAGGCGTCCCTGCGTTACCT from Deltaproteobacteria bacterium encodes:
- a CDS encoding enoyl-CoA hydratase/isomerase family protein, with amino-acid sequence MSAVAVERNGAVATLRMDRPERMNAYDFEMGDALLAALGSLTVDPEVRCIVFTGSGKVFSAGGDIVMMSGMKEDTAHRFLELTVRLHAFVASLRRCRKPVISAVNGVAAGAGFPLALAGDMVLATESARFALAYQNIGLSPDGGGTFFLARALGTHRAMELILTGRTLTAGEAASLGLVQRVIPDDFFIAETFALAEKIAAGPTLAFAKAKELYNRALSNPLETQLEEERQGIAELSGTVDFREGVRAFLAKEKANFRGK
- a CDS encoding GNAT family N-acetyltransferase, with amino-acid sequence MPPLDRYPKEIALKDGAQVSLRPMVPEDAGLLWEFLQRIPHEEKMYFREDVSDRDEVNRWAAAIDYASALPILAVFEGRVVGNATLHRNRTGWKQRVGTVRILIDPEFRHRGLGTAMIRELRHLGDKASLRYLLAEMTEEQQAAVRAFEKLGFERIAVLRKYVNDQKGNMHNLVVLLHSMSDEDDETFY
- a CDS encoding glycosyltransferase family 9 protein codes for the protein MTDTLGAIRRAKNILVIQLGDIGDVVLTTPSLRALKETLPEAKVSALVRRGFGSLLEEDPNLHEVIEVAKSRGKLAEIGGENFRLIRRLRRVKYDLAIDLRTGDRGTILAFLTGAPVKVTRYDPGRPFWHNRIFNHRIMNAGIGGPPVHPGVDLSLRLLRTLGIDTADSTPRLWVSKEAVEGIRSMLQADPAAAGCRWATANPFSRWKYKEWGRDRWIELIGWLWNEHGLRTVLVGSRDEAGAAEGIASKCGGGALNFAGKTTLGELAALLSLSTIHLGVDSAAPHIAFAVGTPSVTIFGPSDWRVWTVQDDIHRIVTPDDDCVPCQKKGCDGKERSVCLENMGTEKMKAAVGEILRAPGRRTATRRAGLP